In Myxococcales bacterium, the following proteins share a genomic window:
- a CDS encoding SRPBCC family protein, which yields MSAPTKITIEATVMAPAPRVWACWTEPAHITQWNFASPDWQCPRASNELVVGGKYVARMEAKDGSFGFDFEASYNEIVTHERLTYTMPDGRVVKTTFEAIGDTTKVTTVFDAETMNSADMQRDGWQAILNNFKAHTEAAR from the coding sequence ATGTCAGCACCTACAAAGATCACCATCGAGGCAACGGTCATGGCGCCTGCACCGCGCGTCTGGGCGTGCTGGACGGAACCCGCGCATATCACGCAGTGGAATTTTGCATCGCCCGATTGGCAGTGCCCGCGCGCCTCCAACGAGCTTGTCGTCGGCGGCAAATATGTCGCGCGCATGGAGGCCAAGGACGGCAGCTTTGGCTTTGACTTCGAGGCGAGCTACAACGAGATCGTGACGCACGAACGACTGACCTACACCATGCCAGATGGTCGCGTGGTGAAGACAACATTTGAGGCGATAGGCGATACCACCAAGGTGACAACGGTGTTTGACGCCGAAACGATGAACTCCGCCGACATGCAGCGGGATGGCTGGCAGGCGATTTTGAATAACTTCAAGGCCCATACCGAGGCGGCTCGCTAA
- a CDS encoding PilZ domain-containing protein has protein sequence MKRLQLTAIPPAHGDDCVFIATSRAFTAGEVLLLALRRPEWPRAVVVVASVLATQSNGGTPPRRRGIWMYLPQASRDAALAFETALGTAPSAAQRRHERLPLALHMTARIGGRDYPLTTRDISVGGAALVGELPPAAKHLPLSLEVPGRQNRFKLKARIVYQKRADAGANESIGIIGAEFLNTGASELRLARTLRRIIAAL, from the coding sequence GTGAAGCGGCTGCAACTGACCGCAATCCCGCCGGCGCATGGCGATGACTGCGTATTCATCGCCACCTCACGAGCGTTCACGGCCGGCGAGGTGCTCTTGCTGGCCTTGCGCCGGCCTGAGTGGCCGCGTGCCGTCGTCGTCGTGGCTAGCGTTTTGGCAACCCAAAGCAATGGCGGCACGCCGCCGCGTCGCCGCGGCATTTGGATGTATTTGCCGCAAGCCTCGCGCGATGCGGCCTTGGCGTTTGAGACGGCCTTGGGGACGGCACCGTCGGCAGCGCAGCGTCGCCACGAGCGCTTACCATTGGCGCTCCACATGACCGCGAGGATCGGTGGCCGGGACTACCCGCTCACCACGCGCGACATCAGCGTCGGTGGCGCGGCGCTGGTTGGCGAGCTGCCACCGGCCGCGAAACATCTCCCGCTTAGCCTTGAGGTGCCGGGACGCCAAAATCGTTTTAAGCTCAAGGCTCGTATCGTGTATCAAAAAAGGGCGGACGCGGGCGCTAACGAAAGCATCGGCATCATCGGCGCGGAGTTTTTAAACACCGGCGCCAGCGAACTGCGCCTCGCGCGCACGCTGCGCCGTATCATTGCCGCGCTCTAG